Part of the Lolium rigidum isolate FL_2022 chromosome 6, APGP_CSIRO_Lrig_0.1, whole genome shotgun sequence genome, ACTTCTTCACTGACTACCTCCCATGAATCCGTGATCTTGCTCCCGATTCCTATACGGCCAGAGCTCTCTTCTCTATATAAAACCGCAAGCTCTGGTGAAAACCACCCAACCGATCGAGACCATAGCTACTATACCATCCTACCACAAGCAAGCGCGTACGCGCTTCTTTCTTTGACAAGCCGCGCGCATGTCGTGGTCGGACACGGACGCGGCGCTCTTCGCGGCCGTGCTGGGGCAGGACGCCGCGCACCACCTGGCCACCACGCCGCCGCACCTCGACGCAgggcccgcctcctcctcctcctcctcggccgagCTCCAGGCGCGCCTGCACGACCTCGTCGAGCGGGGGTCCGGAGCCTGGACCTACGGCATCTACTGGCAGgagtcccgcgccgccgcccgtcccGTGCTCGGCTGGGGCGACGGGCACTGCCGCGACGCCACCCCGCACGGGCACGACGACGACCAGGAACCCGGCGCGGCGGAGCGGAGCCTGGCGCGCAAGCGCGTCCTGCTGCGGCTGCACGCGCTGTACGGCGGCGGGGACGGGGACGAGGACTACGCGCTGCGGCTGGACCGCGTCACCGGCGCCGAGATGTACTTCCTCGCGTCCATGTACTTCTCcttcgccggcggcgccggcgggccGGGCCGCGCGCTGGCCACCGGCCGGCACGCCTGGGCCGCCGTGGACCCCCGCTTGGCCGCGCCCGGCTGGCACGTCCGCGCCTCCCTCGCCCAGTCCGCCGGCCTCCGCACCGTGGTCTTCCTCCCGTGCGAGGGCGGCGTCCTCGAGCTCGGCTCCGTCGCGGCCATCCGCGAGAGCCCCGAGGTCCTGCGCGCCATCCAGTCCGCCTTCCGCGCCGAGCCCGCCTCGCCGGACGACCACGCGAGGATCTTCGGGAAGGACCTCCAAATGCCGCCCGTACTAACCGCGGGAAGCGAGGCCGCCTGGGCGCTGCGGCTCGGCGTGACGCAGCCGGCCAAGAAGCAGGTGGCCGTCAAAGCGAAACCTGCGGAGCCTCCCAAGCCGGCCGTCGGGCAGAAGAAGCAGGCGGGCGGGGACGAGCGTCGGCTTCCGCGGAAGCGGGGGCGCAAGCCGGCCAACGGGCGCGAGGAGCCGCTGAACCacgtggaggcggagcggcagcggcgggagaAGCTGAACCAGCGCTTCTACGCGCTGCGGGCGGTCGTGCCTAGGATCACCAAGATGGACAAGGCGTCTCTGCTGAGCGACGCCATCGCGTACATCCAGGAGCTGGAGGCCCGTCTCCAGCTCAGGGGCGGCACGCCGGAGCGGCCGGCCGTGGAGGTGCAGCAGGCAATGCAGCGGGACGACGAGGTGGTGCTGCGGGTGACCACCCCGCTGGAGTCGCACCCCGTCTCCGGCGCCTTCAGCGCCGTCGCCGACTGCTCTCCGCAGCTGAGCGTCGTGGCGTCGGACATGGCGGTGGCGGACGGCGCCGTCACGCACACGCTCGTGGTCCGGTCGGCGGGGCCCGGGCGGCTCGCTGCCGAGACCGTGCTCGCGGCGATGTCGCGTGGGATGATGATGAGCACCACCCCGTCCCCGTGAGTGTGCAGTTGACACTACTCGTGACTGTGGCGTTGTACGAACAACTGTCAACCGTTAGTGCCGTTTAGGTTAGCCTGCTCCTCGTGACTGCATGCCACGTGGCGTGGTACGCAGCAAAAAGGGTAAAGTGAAACTCGTTTCCTCATTTGGTACGTACTGTACCAGGTTACCAGGTGAGTGAGAAGAGTTGAGCGAAATCTGTACGTAGTCTCTAGCCTGATGTTGGTTTTGTTTTCAGATAGGGAACTCGTCACCGTAAATCAAAGGAATTACAACATAATTTATGGTCCAAAAAACTTCTATTTTGACCGTGTAGGAGAGGGCAAAAATTGTAGGTCGCTCGAGCAGACACCTATGGGCTGGCGCACTACCCTCCAATCTCTAGCCCCCTCTCTCCACC contains:
- the LOC124659011 gene encoding transcription factor MTB2-like, which produces MSWSDTDAALFAAVLGQDAAHHLATTPPHLDAGPASSSSSSAELQARLHDLVERGSGAWTYGIYWQESRAAARPVLGWGDGHCRDATPHGHDDDQEPGAAERSLARKRVLLRLHALYGGGDGDEDYALRLDRVTGAEMYFLASMYFSFAGGAGGPGRALATGRHAWAAVDPRLAAPGWHVRASLAQSAGLRTVVFLPCEGGVLELGSVAAIRESPEVLRAIQSAFRAEPASPDDHARIFGKDLQMPPVLTAGSEAAWALRLGVTQPAKKQVAVKAKPAEPPKPAVGQKKQAGGDERRLPRKRGRKPANGREEPLNHVEAERQRREKLNQRFYALRAVVPRITKMDKASLLSDAIAYIQELEARLQLRGGTPERPAVEVQQAMQRDDEVVLRVTTPLESHPVSGAFSAVADCSPQLSVVASDMAVADGAVTHTLVVRSAGPGRLAAETVLAAMSRGMMMSTTPSP